From the genome of Anopheles funestus chromosome 2RL, idAnoFuneDA-416_04, whole genome shotgun sequence:
CTTCAACAAGCGCAATTATGGGCATGTGAAGGAAAAGCTCAAAAGCACCGGTACGCTACAGGTGTCCAAGGTGGATCTGTACGAACACTTTGCGCCATGGTTTGTGGAGCACATGGGCAAGATACGGTGCGCCAGTGGTAATGCGTCCGTCGAAGCATGGGCCTCCCGGAAGCTGCGGCTTTCGTACTACGTGTTCACCTATAGTAGTCTACTGAAGTTACACGGTGACGGTGCGCTGCTGCGGATACTAAGTGAGCTACTGCAGAATGAGGCTATCCTGCAACTGGATCTGCGCTCACTCGGTGTCGTTTTTAAGGATCCGACCAAACGAGCATGGTATAGGGAAATACTGGATAACTATCTCAAACTCTGGGAAGTCAATATGTAGCGAACAGGAGCTACCTAAGTACGATCGGTAACATCTTTACGATGTCGCATTAGACCAGTAGCAGATATAGCCCAATGGCGGCAGGACAGACAATATGGGCCATGCGTAAATCAATAAGTCACAGAGCGCTGGTCAGTAACGGCCAGATAGATCAAGCCGAATATCAGTTGTAAGGCCAAATTAGGTAGTGCTAGCAGCTTTAGGGAAACAGAACCGACGTCAGCCGTTTTTAtggttacgatcgtaccatttTCCACGATATCCTAGATGGTATGGTAGCCATTTAGATCGAATCCTGTTAAGATTAAGCTTACGTGTAGATTATTAGAGAGATAGGTAGCTGTTTATCAGCGTGCATAGCTGAGTCACGTTCGAACTACGGTCGATAGCATAACGAGACGCTAGAGGCTCCAGTGACGTATGATTTACATGTGCTAAAGCAACAATTCTACACCACCGTGTTTGTGGCTACTACTAAAGCGTTCCTGGGGTCTTTTGCGTAATATCAACACAGTAgtaggagcagcagcagcagcagcagcagcagcagcagggttGTGGACAATAGGGtgcaaatgatttttatttacaaaaattatGTATTATCTAGGCTCTAAGGAAGATCTACCGTAGGATATCGAAAGTGTCCGTATACACTGTATTCTTCACTCTAGCTACACACTACTGTACTACTTCCACTTGCTGTGATAGACTTAGTTGATAGAGTGCTTAGTGCCCGAAGAAGGGAAACCCCCGAAGGAAGACGTTCACCAAAATCGGAAGTGGATAGCTTATTTTTGTATGGACGCAACCCATTGCTAGTGAAGCTCGGCATTACACTGTATGAACCTATTTGCAAGAAGAGCACGTTAAATCCAATAAGCCGAGTGTATCAACAGGTGCACTTTGCACCGGTAAACGGAGGGGTAGAAGGGACAAGTAGTTTAAGCAGGTAGGATCCATAGTATAAGATGATCGATTAAAAATCAACTAGTGATAGTCATATTTAAGCGAAcagtaaataaacaacaaaaaaaagctttaaacaaataatgtgTTCAAAAATGTGTATAAACTGTTGAAGTACCGGCGATTGGATACAGTACCCAACCGGTGTTTCGGATTGGTAGGTAAACCAAATAAACTAGAGCCAATATAATCAGCCAAACGTGTGTTACGATTATTGATGAAGAAGAACCATCTGATCAATTTATATTTAGATAGCAAATACAAAATAACGTACGGAATGTGGAACTGAAAACTGAAATGTTCTCTTAAACCCTTCTCTTCAGAAATCCTCCTGCTTGAAAGTGCCAGGTTAGGAAGTTGATAAACGGTAAGCCAGCCGACTCATCAATAATGTTGTGTAACAtcaaaattttgttcttttaaatcTTCATTCTATCCCGCCATCGCGTTTACGCTAATATCTTTTGCGACGACCCTTCAGTCAGTCGCACTGCAATAACTATCagatcaaataaaatattaaccgTGATGCATGGTGAAGTAATGTTTAATCAAGGAAAGCAGGCAAATAACTTCGACTCGTAAAGATATGTGATCTGTTGGTGGACCAGCTAATGTCGTAAACATAATAAACTTTTcattgaataattaaaaccagaaatacataaataaaacatacaaccTACAATTATGGTTCTAACCATGTCAACAGTATGCCGTAAAATCCTACTAAGTACGATGCCGTCGATATAAGATTACTTCGACTGGTAGCCATGACCTAAATACTtttagttttgctttgtttcagGAAGGGGCACGAGGATTGACTTATCACGATTGCAAGCAAGTTCACATAGTTTGCTCCACAACTAGCATAATTGGGTTTCGAAGATTtcgctatttttgttttgttttgtttttggttaataCGACAACAGATGCCATCCATCTATGCATGTGTTCGCGAGAGTTTGTATTCCTTTTGCGTATCTGCAGTTGCATACATGAGAGGTATGTCATAAATATTCTCCCTAGCTaaaaacgacaaacaaaaaGGGCGCCTAACGCATCTCGCGTTCATCGCTGTTGGAATCTGCACGGTGTGTATTTACATAATTATGTCCCCCACAGTTACGGTTGCTCCAGTCGAATCGGCCGCACTGCTATTGGGATGCAAACGATAGCGACCTCGGTCTGGCCGGTTTCGGCACGCTTCCGTTCCGCTTCCTTCACTGTCGGCACGGCTTCCATCGTAACCGTGGTTAAGTAACAATCATTTCTTCGTAAAACTACTGCTCGATATCACGTTGCTTAGAAAGGAATGTGTCGCAGGTTTGGTACCGGACGTGCCCGCACTGTGTCCACCCGCATTAGGTGTTATAAACGACAGCTCGGGTAGAAGCTGCATAGGTGGCTGCTGTCCCAACATCATAGGCGACATTCCAGTACCCGCCATTGGCGCATGATGATGTTGAGGGTTGGTTGGCACTTTCGGTGAACCACTGTAGTTAGCAGCACCAGAAAAGACCATGGCAGTCATTTCGGGCCGATTGTAgaattgttgctgctgctgctgatgatgctgtgGTACATACTGAGACGGGTGCTGTTGATTCGTTAAAGGCAACGAAGACATCGGATTGTAGTACAGGCTGTTACTATTCCATGAACTAAACTGTGGCGGGGGTAGCTGCGGTTGATTAGACCAGGATGAACTTGATGCTTTCGTTCCACTGGCTCCGCCAACTGCTGGGGAAGCGCGTGGATAGTTGAAATTATTCTGACTAGACGAGAGACGATTGTGCGATGTATAGCCACCGACCGTTCCCGCGGTACTAGAGATGAAATCTGTCCATTCCTCCTGTGTTTCCGCTTCGCTACCTGTATACGGAGCTCCAGCATTAGGTAAGCTAGTAGGGGACGATTTGATGGACATTTCCGTGGCTGGCTTTGATGATATAAAATCCGACCACTCATCCTCCTCAACTGAGGCTTTCGGGGTGCTTACTATGCTTTGGTTGCGCGCTACATTAGATGCTCCCACGACAGACGGCGCAGAAACGGAAGGTTTTGCAAACGCTGCTTCAAACCGAGCCAATTCATCCGGATCAATTCCAGGATCGGGCCAATTGATCGAACCCATCGGGGCATTTTTGCGTGCATTAGGCGATTCTTTCTCCATGGCCGTGTTCGCTTGCTGAGGTAACAATATCGCGGGACTGAGCAACATCACCGGGGAACTTGTGTTTGATCGATTATTCTGAACGTTTGAAACGGGTTTATTCACCGGAGGAACCGTCGACATTGACGGCACTGCCGTTTGAAAGTCCGaaaactcatcatcatcatcatcagcatcatcatcatgattatCGATACGTTCCGCCATACTGTTCGTTTGTCCAATTAGTTCCTGTCTACGCTTTTCCAGCTCTTCTGTGGGTGATCGACCAATGACTGGTCTGACAGAACCGATCGCATGTATGGCAGCTGCTGTGTCTGGTAATGCCGGTGGCAGGGCGGATACCGATTGAAAGTCGTTAAACTCATCGAATTCCGATTCCTTTTTACTGGAGATCGAAGATCCAGCTGACCTTTCTAAGCTATATTCTACGTCGTGATATTCACGCACAACAATGTCACGATCGGTAATATCGCGCGAGATTGGTGTCACACCCCGACTGGGTGTGAAAATATGTGTTTCTGGAAGCTTTATCGTTCGCACCACAGGCACACTGTTTGGAGAGGATGAAATTGACAtaggttgttgctgctgatgggaTGAAACGTAATGATGTGACGGTGTGGCGGATTCTAGTTGCTCCTCCAGCTGCTGCTCATGATGCACCGGTTGTGGTGCGACAGAATACTGAGCATTGTTACTACCATTACTACCGGCGCTAAAATCAAGTGATCCAATGTCCTCGTACTCTTCCGGATGTGACGCTTTTGCCGGATTTGCTACAAACGAGGACAATTTTACTGCTAGGTCATCTGCAACAATCGGGCTTGAGTTTTCTGCGACTTGCGGATCCAAAATTTCGCTCTTTGGCCCATCCTCGGGCTGACCAGTAGTGGCTTTTTGGAGCATTTCCTGGACACCTATCGGTCGAAAT
Proteins encoded in this window:
- the LOC125765760 gene encoding uncharacterized protein LOC125765760 isoform X2, with the protein product MSSQIPPLVCHTPPPIDFDADDDDDDYGSDIPEDDVIGIDDRNGTDCPEDDFGDFATVLPGATNLDPIPTEAVIDNETVELSSISEAIGTKGIFPARLGSDSPPSLILPPNEYNEAGVDETAGNEVGDEDEEDIDFQPFGSPSQPPEPPPEDSISLPSLHFDADVSKSEDDDNVPVQPNATSSTSSGSGIETEVDLPVAAAAERTTPVIQECGRFDDNTENDFTDFTTASNERSSVVLEIPTANDVSFELDDFAQLESTPSADSNFVSQQSRADFATFDADFSKFDSFQASFPATMDDVVPVKTPVEETKSMPIIEQTSVKKLHDLQPPDDEFDDFQEFATFSEQPIATVSTQFSEKADATNKVERKSESCISTVENGKRNIETPSTGRLSNAVNDTSDVEDDDDDFGEFSDFKQPETVSTPAVPPICTFSMDNVHKLLQAMFPSVVPELLSTDTGQQTTVVNNIPYNKLHSQLQDFDNTNALTYQHSKSSSSKTLVTALGIDSRNIMYGPKWNSSMPRFAANLSFNPLEPLKPITSSTAKETGPNTSEKNANIVPAAKATGTFSGGLDPLQANPAPNTSVPAAQFDWNSSGLVNPLEGVQEMLQKATTGQPEDGPKSEILDPQVAENSSPIVADDLAVKLSSFVANPAKASHPEEYEDIGSLDFSAGSNGSNNAQYSVAPQPVHHEQQLEEQLESATPSHHYVSSHQQQQPMSISSSPNSVPVVRTIKLPETHIFTPSRGVTPISRDITDRDIVVREYHDVEYSLERSAGSSISSKKESEFDEFNDFQSVSALPPALPDTAAAIHAIGSVRPVIGRSPTEELEKRRQELIGQTNSMAERIDNHDDDADDDDDEFSDFQTAVPSMSTVPPVNKPVSNVQNNRSNTSSPVMLLSPAILLPQQANTAMEKESPNARKNAPMGSINWPDPGIDPDELARFEAAFAKPSVSAPSVVGASNVARNQSIVSTPKASVEEDEWSDFISSKPATEMSIKSSPTSLPNAGAPYTGSEAETQEEWTDFISSTAGTVGGYTSHNRLSSSQNNFNYPRASPAVGGASGTKASSSSWSNQPQLPPPQFSSWNSNSLYYNPMSSLPLTNQQHPSQYVPQHHQQQQQQFYNRPEMTAMVFSGAANYSGSPKVPTNPQHHHAPMAGTGMSPMMLGQQPPMQLLPELSFITPNAGGHSAGTSGTKPATHSFLSNVISSSSFTKK